From one Malus sylvestris chromosome 1, drMalSylv7.2, whole genome shotgun sequence genomic stretch:
- the LOC126618323 gene encoding ethylene-responsive transcription factor ERF027-like — translation MADPYSNVPKTPVDQPTTTSNPNPFIQIPPTLPNPPTSTLPDDSSSSSSLRLGVPSQSGGSTSGSPKGHPVYRGIRCRNGKWVSEIREPRKTTRIWLGTYPKPEMAAAAYDVAAIALKGPDTPLNFPNSILTYPIPASSAASDIRSAAARAAQSRANKLVPRERESGGRSEPGSVDNEGVGGVVGQQEEEFMDEEALLNMPNLLVDMAEGMLVSPPRISSDNSPENSDGENLWNY, via the coding sequence ATGGCCGATCCGTATAGCAACGTGCCCAAAACCCCAGTTGACCAACCAACTACAACCTCCAATCCCAATCCCTTTATACAAATTCCTCCGACTCTTCCTAACCCTCCCACATCAACTCTACCTGAcgattcctcctcctcctcatccctGAGACTGGGCGTTCCGTCCCAGTCGGGAGGCTCGACATCAGGCTCGCCGAAAGGGCATCCAGTCTACCGGGGAATCCGGTGTCGGAACGGGAAATGGGTGTCCGAGATTCGGGAGCCACGTAAGACTACAAGGATATGGCTTGGCACTTACCCTAAGCCAGAGATGGCGGCGGCTGCGTACGACGTGGCGGCGATCGCTCTGAAAGGGCCAGATACTCCCTTGAACTTCCCCAACTCGATTCTTACGTACCCGATACCGGCTTCCTCCGCCGCGAGTGACATACGATCTGCGGCCGCTAGGGCAGCACAGTCGAGGGCAAATAAGTTAGTTCCCCGGGAGAGGGAGAGCGGAGGGAGATCGGAGCCGGGTAGTGTTGATAATGAGGGTGTTGGTGGGGTGGTGGGCCAGCAGGAGGAGGAGTTTATGGATGAGGAGGCGCTTTTGAATATGCCGAATTTGCTGGTGGACATGGCGGAGGGAATGCTGGTGAGTCCGCCCAGGATCTCTTCCGACAATTCGCCTGAAAATTCCGACGGAGAAAATCTTTGGaactattaa